Within the Candidatus Acidiferrales bacterium genome, the region CACAAACCGAGGCAGCCCTCAAACGAATCGAACGGCTCAAATCGTTCAAAGCTGACGACGATTTGTTGAATTTGTTCGAAGCTTTCCACAAGATTGTAACAGGGAGTTACGGTCATTGCCTGTTTTGCCGGAAAGAAATTGATGTCCAGAAGCTGAGATCGAATCCGCTGGCGAAGTTTTGTGATGAATGTGAAAAAACCTTGAACCTGGCAAATAACGCGCGCGAGACCGATCACCTCCTGTCAATATATTAGAGCGGCTACCCGCTCTTTGGCAGTGGAATACTTTCAGACCGTCGTCCCGGCAGTTGAGACCGAGGAAGTAATTACAGATGCGATCTCCTCAAGAGGCACAACGGAGTCTGCAATTCTTGCGTCGACGATCGCCTTTGGCATTCCGTAAACGACGCATGTGTCTTCGCTCTGTGCCAGTATCTTGCCGCCGGCGGACTTAATCATCTTTGCACCTTCAAGTCCATCTTTCCCCATTCCGGTCATTACTATCGCGAGCACGCGCCCGCCGAAAGTGTCGTAAGCCGAACTGAACATCACGTCAACCGAAGGACGATGCAGCGTATCGTTTGGAAGTTTCGAAACTACGAGAAAAACTTTTGAATCTTCGCGGGAAAATTTTAAATGAAATCCGCCCGGTGCGATAAAAACTTTCCCGTTTACCAATTCCATCCCGTCTTCAGCCTCGCAGACTTCAAGGCGACTGATGGAATCTAATCTCTCCGCGAGGGACTTTGTAAAGAGCGGAGGCATATGCTGGACTATCGCAATTGGCAGTGGAAAATCCTCCCGAAGCGAAGGGATGACCCTTTGGAGTGAGAAGGGACCGCCCGTAGAAATTCCTAAGACAACTATCTGTGCATTCGATCCGTCAATTAAGGA harbors:
- a CDS encoding TraR/DksA C4-type zinc finger protein encodes the protein MDQENLNTLRGGIFSRIRNIVLDRYGQDIPMSLIEDYPQTEAALKRIERLKSFKADDDLLNLFEAFHKIVTGSYGHCLFCRKEIDVQKLRSNPLAKFCDECEKTLNLANNARETDHLLSIY
- a CDS encoding chemotaxis response regulator protein-glutamate methylesterase encodes the protein MPIRILVVDDSAFMRKAISMMLEEDHGIEVVGTARDGLEAIEKVRELNPDLMTLDVEMPRMDGITALKQIMKDNPLPVLMVSSLTLEGARATIDALAAGAVDFIPKQLSYISMDITKIKGDLISKIKAVARRGTRIISPPLSNTASVPKKSSLIDGSNAQIVVLGISTGGPFSLQRVIPSLREDFPLPIAIVQHMPPLFTKSLAERLDSISRLEVCEAEDGMELVNGKVFIAPGGFHLKFSREDSKVFLVVSKLPNDTLHRPSVDVMFSSAYDTFGGRVLAIVMTGMGKDGLEGAKMIKSAGGKILAQSEDTCVVYGMPKAIVDARIADSVVPLEEIASVITSSVSTAGTTV